A portion of the Corynebacterium occultum genome contains these proteins:
- a CDS encoding ATP-binding protein: MSLPQTPVPYGELRPGYYPRFTRPSQGRVVGGVAAGLSRHLRIDVTVVRVALIISALLSGMGLVFYALLWIASKPGETDVAPPKAERERITKPVLLLLVLLTLAGAGLSISYVTGAGGSTLIPLAVAATGALVAWQAYDRGFGSGRSLLTIGFGSVLVLAGIVVVVFNWEGSSFVTALLAVLLTLAGVAGLAVPVGLRLWDSLMQERAAKAAADERAEIASHLHDSVLQTLALIQKRAQDPAEVTRLARGQERELRQWLFDAPEKLNSTVFAAVETAAGEVEDIFGIRIAPVTVGTDQPLDEQTQAVVLAAREAMVNAAKHAGVESADVYAEILGGEMGIYVRDRGSGFDPAQVPEGRHGIRDSIRERVKRIGGSVKIRSTLGEGTEVAITLALS; encoded by the coding sequence ATGAGTCTCCCCCAGACACCGGTGCCCTATGGCGAGCTGCGGCCGGGTTACTATCCCCGTTTCACCCGCCCTTCCCAGGGGCGGGTCGTCGGTGGTGTGGCAGCTGGTCTGTCCCGACATCTGCGTATCGATGTCACGGTGGTCCGGGTTGCGCTGATCATCTCGGCGCTGCTCTCCGGGATGGGCCTGGTGTTCTACGCCCTGCTGTGGATCGCCTCCAAACCAGGTGAAACGGATGTGGCACCTCCCAAGGCGGAACGGGAGCGGATCACCAAGCCGGTGCTGCTGCTGCTGGTGCTGCTGACCCTGGCGGGCGCGGGCCTGTCGATCTCCTATGTCACCGGCGCAGGCGGCAGCACCCTGATTCCGCTGGCAGTGGCGGCAACCGGCGCCCTGGTGGCCTGGCAGGCCTATGACCGAGGTTTCGGTTCCGGCCGCAGTCTGCTGACCATCGGCTTCGGCTCGGTGCTGGTACTGGCCGGCATTGTGGTGGTGGTCTTCAACTGGGAGGGCAGCAGCTTTGTCACGGCCCTGCTGGCAGTGCTGCTCACCTTGGCCGGGGTGGCGGGGTTGGCGGTGCCGGTGGGGCTTCGTCTCTGGGATTCCCTGATGCAGGAACGCGCCGCGAAGGCAGCCGCGGATGAGCGCGCCGAAATTGCCTCCCACCTGCATGATTCAGTCCTGCAGACCCTCGCGCTGATCCAGAAGCGGGCACAGGATCCGGCGGAGGTGACACGGCTGGCACGGGGCCAGGAACGCGAGCTGCGGCAGTGGCTTTTCGACGCCCCGGAGAAACTGAACTCCACCGTCTTCGCCGCCGTGGAAACCGCCGCCGGGGAAGTGGAGGACATCTTCGGCATCCGCATCGCCCCGGTCACCGTGGGCACGGACCAACCCCTGGATGAACAGACCCAGGCGGTGGTGCTCGCCGCCCGGGAGGCGATGGTCAACGCCGCCAAACATGCCGGGGTGGAGTCCGCCGATGTCTACGCCGAGATTCTCGGCGGAGAAATGGGCATCTATGTTCGTGACCGGGGTTCCGGTTTTGACCCGGCGCAGGTCCCGGAGGGCCGACACGGCATCCGGGACTCGATCCGGGAGCGGGTGAAACGCATCGGGGGCTCGGTGAAGATCCGTTCCACCCTGGGCGAGGGCACGGAGGTGGCCATCACCTTGGCGCTATCCTGA
- a CDS encoding methionine ABC transporter permease, whose product MNTMTLAADWDRLGGTFVDAIWDTLIMVSIAMVAGGFFGLLLGVLLYTTRSQGILKNSFFYNLVNVLVNFVRPIPFIIMIAAFGPLTQAVVGTTIGRDAATFIMAIAATFAVARIVEQNLVAIDPGMIEAARAMGAGPWQIITTVILREALGPLVLGYTFIFIAVIDMSAMAGYVGGGGLGDFAIVYGYRAYDWEVTYVATFAIIIIVQIAQLLGNWLSKKIMRR is encoded by the coding sequence ATGAACACCATGACTCTCGCAGCCGACTGGGACCGTCTCGGCGGCACCTTCGTCGACGCCATCTGGGACACCCTGATCATGGTTTCGATTGCCATGGTCGCCGGTGGTTTCTTCGGCCTGTTGCTCGGCGTGCTGCTCTACACCACCCGCAGCCAGGGCATCCTGAAGAACAGTTTCTTCTACAACCTGGTCAATGTGCTGGTCAACTTCGTCCGGCCGATCCCCTTCATCATCATGATCGCCGCCTTCGGTCCGCTGACCCAGGCGGTCGTCGGCACCACCATCGGACGTGATGCGGCCACCTTCATCATGGCCATCGCCGCGACCTTCGCGGTGGCCCGCATCGTGGAGCAGAACCTGGTCGCCATCGACCCCGGCATGATCGAGGCGGCCCGCGCCATGGGTGCCGGCCCCTGGCAGATCATCACCACGGTGATCCTGCGGGAGGCCCTGGGCCCGCTGGTCCTGGGCTACACCTTCATCTTCATCGCCGTGATCGACATGTCCGCCATGGCGGGCTACGTCGGCGGCGGCGGCCTCGGTGACTTCGCCATCGTCTACGGCTACCGCGCCTATGACTGGGAGGTCACCTATGTGGCGACCTTCGCGATCATCATCATCGTCCAGATCGCCCAGCTGCTGGGTAACTGGCTCTCGAAGAAGATCATGCGTCGCTGA
- the guaA gene encoding glutamine-hydrolyzing GMP synthase, with protein MTQQNQSPVLVVDFGAQYAQLIARRVREAHLYSEVVPHTATAAEIKAKNPAALILSGGPSSVYADNAPKLDPEILELGLPVFGICYGFQAMTDALGGTVAETGNREYGRTQIQVAGGVLHNGLTQTHQVWMSHGDAVTAAPEGFEVTASSEGAPVAAFENVEKHMAGVQYHPEVLHSPHGQEVLSRFLTQIAGLKPTWTAANIAEQLIEQVREQVGETGRAICGLSGGVDSAVAAALVQRAIGDRLTCVFVDHGLLRAGEREQVEQDFVAATGAKLITVDERAAFLSKLSGVTEPEAKRKAIGAEFIRSFERAVAQAMEGQQVDFLVQGTLYPDVVESGGGSGTANIKSHHNVGGLPDDVEFKLVEPLRLLFKDEVRAVGRELGLPDVIVSRQPFPGPGLGIRIIGEVTEDRLETLRAADQIAREELTTAGLDEQIWQCPVVLLADVRSVGVQGDQRTYGHPIVLRPVTSEDAMTADWVRIPYETLEKISTRITNEVAEVNRVVLDVTSKPPGTIEWE; from the coding sequence AATCTCCCGTCCTCGTCGTCGATTTCGGCGCCCAGTACGCCCAGCTCATCGCCCGCCGTGTGCGCGAGGCGCACCTCTACTCTGAGGTGGTCCCGCACACCGCCACCGCGGCAGAGATCAAGGCCAAGAACCCGGCCGCACTGATCCTCTCCGGTGGTCCCTCCTCGGTCTACGCCGACAATGCCCCCAAGCTGGATCCGGAGATCCTGGAGTTGGGCTTGCCGGTGTTCGGCATCTGCTACGGCTTCCAGGCCATGACCGATGCTCTGGGCGGCACCGTCGCCGAGACCGGCAACCGTGAGTACGGCCGCACCCAGATCCAGGTTGCCGGTGGCGTGCTGCACAACGGTCTCACCCAGACCCACCAGGTGTGGATGAGCCACGGCGATGCCGTCACCGCAGCCCCCGAGGGCTTCGAGGTGACTGCCTCCTCCGAGGGTGCGCCGGTGGCCGCCTTCGAGAACGTCGAAAAGCACATGGCCGGTGTGCAGTACCACCCGGAGGTGCTGCACTCCCCGCACGGCCAGGAGGTGCTGAGCCGTTTCCTCACCCAGATCGCTGGTCTGAAGCCGACCTGGACCGCCGCCAACATCGCTGAGCAGCTCATCGAGCAGGTTCGCGAGCAGGTCGGCGAAACCGGCCGCGCCATCTGTGGTCTTTCCGGTGGCGTGGATTCCGCCGTGGCTGCCGCCCTGGTGCAGCGCGCCATCGGTGACCGTCTCACCTGCGTATTCGTTGATCATGGTCTGCTGCGTGCCGGTGAGCGCGAGCAGGTGGAGCAGGACTTCGTCGCCGCCACCGGTGCGAAGCTGATCACCGTCGATGAGCGCGCCGCCTTCCTTTCCAAGCTGTCCGGGGTGACCGAGCCGGAGGCCAAGCGTAAGGCCATCGGTGCGGAGTTCATCCGTTCCTTCGAGCGCGCCGTGGCCCAGGCCATGGAGGGCCAGCAGGTTGACTTCCTGGTGCAGGGCACCCTCTACCCGGATGTTGTCGAGTCCGGTGGGGGCAGCGGTACCGCCAACATCAAGAGCCACCACAATGTGGGCGGACTGCCTGATGATGTGGAATTCAAGCTGGTGGAGCCGCTGCGTCTGCTCTTCAAGGATGAGGTCCGTGCCGTGGGCCGCGAGCTTGGTCTGCCGGATGTCATTGTCAGCCGTCAGCCCTTCCCGGGTCCGGGCCTGGGTATCCGCATCATCGGTGAGGTCACCGAGGATCGCCTGGAGACCCTGCGTGCCGCCGACCAGATCGCCCGTGAGGAACTGACCACCGCTGGTCTGGATGAGCAGATCTGGCAGTGCCCGGTCGTGCTGCTGGCAGATGTCCGCTCGGTGGGTGTGCAGGGCGACCAGCGCACCTACGGTCACCCGATCGTGCTGCGTCCGGTCACCTCTGAGGATGCGATGACCGCTGACTGGGTGCGCATCCCCTATGAGACCCTGGAGAAGATCTCCACCCGCATCACCAATGAAGTCGCTGAGGTCAACCGCGTGGTGCTGGATGTCACCTCCAAGCCGCCGGGAACCATCGAGTGGGAGTAA
- a CDS encoding PspC domain-containing protein, with protein sequence MSTWMQMWETRPARIPKEQGGQGHIAGVCEGIAVRYQIDPLILRIVFVVLAFFGGGIAAYLAAWALMPRYSVPVSPIQALFKSGYPKEREQGWWLLIFFILFSGVLGAGIGEFFGSTTLLALLLSGLGWWALHKKEPVPPAGLLVTHHSETQEAPMNTTPQPDLSGITPAEGYPYPPGRSTPPAWDPLGTAPFAWDLPDPAPVVVEKKRSRLWPWMILGFGALVSTTVVIGGVITFSEGYDGGAVGDTHHSPSSIESGNHQFSGGIGDTTIDLRNLNDVQEGQEITIEGFIGDLDVRLPDNIPVQLSCENGLGDSNCTPGLYNEDAEGELLLVHVEAGIGDTDIDWG encoded by the coding sequence ATGAGCACGTGGATGCAGATGTGGGAAACCCGACCAGCCCGAATCCCCAAGGAACAGGGTGGGCAGGGGCATATCGCCGGTGTCTGCGAAGGTATCGCCGTGCGCTACCAGATCGACCCCCTCATCCTGCGGATCGTTTTCGTGGTACTCGCTTTCTTCGGGGGCGGCATCGCCGCCTACCTCGCCGCCTGGGCACTCATGCCCCGCTACTCCGTCCCCGTCTCCCCCATCCAGGCGCTCTTCAAATCCGGGTATCCCAAGGAGAGGGAGCAGGGTTGGTGGCTGCTGATCTTCTTCATCCTCTTCTCCGGGGTCCTCGGGGCCGGCATCGGTGAGTTCTTCGGTTCCACCACCCTCCTCGCCCTCCTGCTGAGCGGACTGGGTTGGTGGGCCCTGCACAAGAAGGAACCTGTGCCCCCAGCCGGGCTGCTCGTCACCCACCACAGCGAAACCCAGGAGGCTCCCATGAACACCACCCCCCAACCCGATCTCTCCGGCATCACCCCGGCTGAAGGTTATCCCTATCCGCCGGGCCGCAGCACACCTCCTGCCTGGGATCCACTGGGCACCGCCCCCTTCGCCTGGGATCTGCCAGACCCCGCCCCGGTGGTGGTGGAAAAGAAACGCAGCCGACTCTGGCCCTGGATGATCCTCGGTTTCGGTGCTCTGGTCTCCACAACCGTGGTCATCGGTGGTGTGATCACCTTCTCCGAAGGCTATGACGGTGGTGCCGTCGGCGACACCCACCACTCCCCCAGCAGCATCGAATCCGGCAACCACCAGTTCAGCGGCGGCATCGGCGACACCACCATCGACCTCCGCAACCTCAATGATGTTCAGGAAGGACAGGAGATCACCATCGAAGGTTTCATCGGTGACCTTGATGTCCGCCTGCCCGATAACATCCCGGTTCAGCTCAGCTGCGAAAATGGCCTCGGGGACAGTAACTGCACCCCTGGTCTCTACAACGAAGATGCCGAAGGTGAACTCCTCCTCGTTCATGTCGAAGCCGGCATCGGTGACACGGACATCGACTGGGGCTGA
- a CDS encoding DUF2252 family protein translates to MDRYYSHFNQEMAPRHLGKASRRVLEEAAEEARKRTSARAARRLTEDIGAGQRRFIESPPVMTHVEDLVELDMDANYRQYLLSANADIRMLLSHYTMEDIGQRVVGIGSVGTPLLPGAFPRHGRWGC, encoded by the coding sequence TTGGACCGTTACTACTCCCACTTCAACCAGGAAATGGCCCCCCGACATCTCGGGAAAGCCTCCCGCCGGGTGCTGGAGGAAGCTGCCGAGGAAGCCCGCAAACGCACCAGCGCCCGGGCAGCCCGGCGCCTGACCGAGGACATCGGTGCGGGGCAACGCCGTTTCATTGAGTCACCTCCGGTGATGACCCATGTGGAGGACCTGGTTGAGCTGGATATGGACGCCAACTACCGGCAGTACCTGCTCTCCGCCAATGCGGACATCCGCATGTTGCTCTCCCACTACACAATGGAAGACATCGGGCAGCGGGTCGTGGGCATCGGCAGTGTAGGTACCCCGCTGCTACCTGGTGCTTTTCCGCGACATGGACGGTGGGGGTGCTGA
- a CDS encoding DUF2252 family protein has product MLILQVKQALRSALEEYGGCPQPDALRDMTEDTGEGARMVGLQRILQAYSDPFLGHLLSGPSGRSFYVRQYHDMKGSGELEILNGTSFNGYAVAWGRHPGLVQCI; this is encoded by the coding sequence GTGCTGATCCTCCAGGTCAAGCAGGCCCTGCGCAGCGCACTTGAGGAATACGGTGGTTGCCCCCAGCCAGATGCCCTGCGGGACATGACCGAGGACACCGGGGAGGGCGCCCGGATGGTGGGATTGCAACGCATCCTGCAGGCCTACTCGGATCCTTTCCTGGGTCACCTGCTCTCCGGCCCCTCGGGGCGCTCCTTCTATGTCAGGCAGTACCACGATATGAAGGGCAGCGGGGAGCTGGAAATCCTCAATGGCACGTCCTTCAACGGTTATGCCGTGGCCTGGGGGCGCCATCCTGGACTGGTCCAATGCATATGA
- a CDS encoding methionine ABC transporter ATP-binding protein produces the protein MSDTQQQIGTRIEFRNISKVFSNNKKSVTTAVDDVSMTVEPGEVLGVIGYSGAGKSTLVRLINGLDSATSGELLLDGVDVVGKSEAQLRKIRSRVGMIFQQFNLFNSRTAAGNIEYPLKLAGVAKEERRRRVDELLQFVGLGDKGRNFPEQLSGGQKQRVGIARALATNPSLLLADESTSALDPETTQEVLSLLRKVNRELGITIVVITHEMEVVRSIADKVAVMEAGRVVEYGSVYEVFSAPKTTVAQRFVATALRNTPDMVETDDLLAHEGRLFTVELSEDSGFFGAAAAAREGGVKINIVHGGVTTLQQQSFGKMTVRLNGPDTAIEQFYQTLAVTTDIKEIIR, from the coding sequence GTGTCTGACACTCAACAGCAAATTGGAACCCGCATCGAGTTCCGGAACATCTCCAAGGTGTTCAGCAACAACAAGAAGTCGGTCACCACGGCCGTCGACGATGTCTCGATGACCGTTGAACCCGGTGAGGTGCTCGGTGTGATCGGCTACTCCGGTGCCGGCAAGTCGACCCTGGTGCGCCTGATCAACGGTCTGGACAGCGCCACCTCCGGCGAGCTGCTGCTCGACGGGGTGGACGTGGTCGGCAAGTCGGAGGCGCAACTGCGCAAGATCCGTTCCCGGGTGGGCATGATCTTCCAGCAGTTCAACCTCTTCAACTCCCGCACCGCGGCCGGCAATATCGAGTACCCGCTGAAGCTGGCGGGCGTGGCCAAGGAGGAACGTCGCCGTCGGGTAGACGAGCTCCTCCAATTCGTCGGCCTGGGAGACAAGGGCCGCAACTTTCCCGAGCAGCTCTCCGGTGGACAGAAGCAGCGGGTCGGTATTGCCCGGGCACTTGCCACCAACCCCTCTCTGCTGCTGGCGGATGAGTCCACCTCCGCACTGGACCCGGAGACCACCCAGGAGGTGCTCTCCCTGCTGCGCAAGGTCAACCGGGAACTGGGCATCACCATCGTGGTGATCACCCATGAGATGGAGGTGGTCCGTTCCATCGCCGATAAGGTCGCTGTGATGGAGGCCGGCCGCGTGGTGGAGTACGGCTCCGTCTACGAGGTATTCTCCGCCCCGAAGACCACGGTTGCCCAGCGTTTCGTGGCCACCGCCCTGCGTAACACCCCCGACATGGTCGAGACGGATGACCTGCTGGCCCATGAGGGAAGGCTGTTCACCGTCGAGCTCAGTGAGGACTCCGGTTTCTTCGGTGCCGCCGCCGCAGCCCGGGAAGGCGGGGTGAAGATCAACATCGTCCATGGTGGTGTGACCACCCTGCAGCAGCAGAGTTTCGGCAAGATGACGGTCCGGCTCAACGGCCCTGACACCGCCATCGAACAGTTCTACCAAACCCTTGCGGTTACCACCGACATCAAGGAGATCATCCGATGA
- a CDS encoding LuxR C-terminal-related transcriptional regulator — protein MVKVFLVDDHSVFRSGVRAELADAVEIVGDAGTVAEAIAGINDTAPDVVLLDVHMPDGGGVAVIRGTTVETTFLALSVSDAAEDVISVIRAGARGYVTKNISGSELAEAIDRVNGGDAYFSPRLAGFVLDAFAGGEVAEEPAGEPERVDDPVVDALTRRELEVLRLLARGYTYREIGKELFISIKTVETHASNILRKTQQSNRHALTRWAHSRDLD, from the coding sequence ATGGTGAAGGTATTTCTCGTTGATGACCATTCCGTGTTCCGCTCCGGGGTCCGGGCAGAGCTGGCTGATGCCGTGGAGATCGTGGGGGATGCCGGCACCGTCGCTGAGGCGATAGCAGGTATCAATGACACCGCACCTGATGTGGTTCTGCTGGATGTCCACATGCCCGATGGCGGTGGGGTCGCGGTCATCCGGGGTACCACCGTGGAGACCACCTTCCTGGCACTGAGCGTCTCCGATGCCGCGGAGGATGTGATCTCGGTGATCCGCGCCGGGGCACGCGGTTATGTGACCAAGAATATCTCCGGCAGTGAGTTGGCGGAAGCGATTGACCGTGTCAACGGTGGGGACGCCTATTTCTCGCCGCGCTTAGCCGGGTTCGTGCTGGACGCCTTCGCCGGGGGAGAGGTGGCGGAGGAACCGGCCGGGGAGCCGGAGCGGGTGGATGATCCGGTAGTGGATGCCCTGACCCGGCGGGAGCTGGAGGTGCTGCGCCTGCTGGCCCGGGGTTACACCTACCGGGAGATCGGCAAGGAGCTGTTCATCTCGATCAAGACGGTGGAGACCCACGCCTCCAACATCCTGCGCAAGACCCAGCAGTCCAACCGCCATGCGTTGACCCGCTGGGCGCATTCCCGCGACCTGGACTAG
- a CDS encoding NtaA/DmoA family FMN-dependent monooxygenase (This protein belongs to a clade of FMN-dependent monooxygenases, within a broader family of flavin-dependent oxidoreductases, the luciferase-like monooxygenase (LMM) family, some of whose members use coenzyme F420 rather than FMN.), which yields MILSALDMLVPTHQTSGLWRHPEAVTEEYRDLDFWVSHVKLLEEAGFDTVFFADVAGVYDVYEGSGRTAIRTGMQYPLLDPLLLISALAAATEEIGFGVTANVSYESPFLLARKFATLDHLTRGRIAWNIVTGYQPSALRNIGADSLPHDERYDRADEYMEVVYALWEGSIEPGALRIDAAANTYLDPDRVHPINHRGKYFDVPGTAVTLPGPQRVPLLFQAGSSPRGMDFAARHAEVLFFAGTTPDNVRPLVDAAQGRAAAELSTITSVTLIAAGSDAAARERYESYLRHVDPEAAMALFAGWTGLDLSTYGPDDVLEEVHIEGNRSALQSFTAMDPGRRWTIGDLASHMTIGGRGPVFVGSGETIVEELERWMKEAGVDGFNVDYALRGPDMKAFAEHVTPVLRSRGLLRKRSGNTLRGRLHGRDLLPDTHPAATFRRG from the coding sequence ATGATCCTCTCAGCCCTTGACATGCTCGTCCCCACCCATCAGACCTCCGGGTTGTGGCGCCACCCGGAGGCTGTCACGGAGGAGTACCGTGACCTGGATTTCTGGGTTTCCCACGTGAAACTGCTGGAGGAGGCCGGGTTCGACACCGTCTTCTTCGCTGATGTCGCCGGGGTCTATGACGTCTACGAAGGTTCCGGGCGCACCGCCATCCGCACCGGCATGCAGTACCCCCTGTTGGATCCGCTGCTGCTGATCAGCGCACTGGCCGCCGCCACCGAGGAGATCGGTTTCGGGGTCACCGCCAATGTCTCCTATGAGTCGCCCTTCCTGCTGGCCCGCAAATTCGCCACCCTCGACCACCTCACCCGGGGTCGCATCGCCTGGAACATCGTCACCGGTTACCAGCCCTCCGCACTCCGTAATATCGGCGCGGACTCCCTCCCCCATGATGAGCGCTATGACCGCGCTGACGAGTACATGGAGGTCGTCTACGCCCTCTGGGAGGGCTCCATCGAGCCCGGGGCACTGCGTATCGACGCCGCCGCCAACACCTACCTCGATCCGGACCGCGTGCACCCCATCAACCACCGCGGTAAATACTTCGATGTCCCCGGCACCGCGGTCACCCTGCCCGGCCCGCAGCGCGTGCCCCTCCTCTTCCAGGCAGGTTCCTCCCCGCGCGGCATGGACTTCGCCGCCCGCCACGCCGAGGTACTCTTCTTCGCCGGCACTACCCCGGACAATGTTCGCCCGCTTGTCGACGCCGCCCAAGGTCGGGCCGCAGCAGAACTGAGCACCATCACCTCAGTCACCCTGATTGCCGCGGGGAGCGATGCCGCCGCCCGGGAACGCTATGAGTCCTACCTGCGCCATGTGGACCCTGAGGCCGCCATGGCTCTCTTCGCCGGCTGGACCGGGTTGGATCTGTCCACCTACGGCCCGGATGATGTGCTGGAGGAGGTCCACATCGAGGGCAACCGCTCCGCACTGCAGTCCTTCACCGCCATGGATCCTGGGCGTCGCTGGACGATCGGGGATCTGGCCTCCCACATGACCATCGGTGGGCGGGGCCCGGTATTCGTCGGTTCCGGCGAAACCATCGTCGAGGAACTGGAGCGCTGGATGAAGGAAGCCGGGGTGGACGGCTTCAATGTGGACTACGCCCTGCGTGGCCCGGACATGAAGGCCTTCGCCGAGCATGTCACCCCGGTGCTGCGCTCCCGCGGTCTGCTGCGAAAGCGCTCCGGCAACACCCTACGGGGGCGGCTGCACGGCCGGGACCTGCTGCCCGACACCCACCCGGCGGCCACGTTCCGCAGAGGCTAG
- a CDS encoding AMIN-like domain-containing (lipo)protein, protein MNVLTSLPIRRVVAGLVATTALGLGACSGIVSTSSDARETLSASTPGGDSTSTHAGVTPSGDADTTMKTLRPEAPATLIVNDVRVGTHEGYDRVTFELDGEGEPGWFIDYTERPSQQGSGHPIEYRGTTALNVNLDGMVYPFDLGVADPQIGTVEGAGAITEVISAGTFEGRSQFLIGMQDQLPYTVQVFEEPQRVVIDFQQR, encoded by the coding sequence ATGAATGTGCTGACTTCTCTCCCGATCCGCCGTGTTGTCGCGGGCCTGGTGGCCACCACCGCCCTCGGCCTCGGGGCCTGTTCCGGTATCGTCAGCACCAGCTCCGATGCGAGGGAGACGCTTTCCGCGTCCACCCCAGGCGGTGACTCCACCTCCACCCACGCCGGGGTCACCCCGAGCGGGGATGCGGACACCACCATGAAGACGCTGCGCCCCGAGGCTCCCGCCACCCTGATCGTCAATGATGTCCGGGTGGGCACCCATGAGGGCTATGACCGGGTCACCTTCGAGCTCGACGGTGAGGGCGAACCCGGCTGGTTCATCGACTACACCGAACGCCCCTCCCAACAGGGTTCCGGCCACCCCATCGAATACCGCGGCACCACCGCCCTCAACGTCAACCTCGACGGCATGGTCTACCCCTTCGATCTGGGTGTCGCAGACCCACAGATCGGCACCGTCGAGGGTGCCGGTGCGATCACCGAGGTGATCAGTGCCGGTACCTTCGAAGGCCGCTCCCAGTTCCTCATCGGCATGCAGGACCAGCTGCCCTACACCGTGCAGGTGTTTGAGGAACCACAGCGCGTGGTCATCGATTTCCAGCAACGCTAG
- a CDS encoding sucrase ferredoxin, producing MSVSSRCSEIQVEPLPGTAKQEKVHVVLEHDRGWSRDVLDGDTFGPELSTALKSHLKGKAGLQLIRRPGQKHREPEHLTLFLVFTEEALVEKLQVTGAEAILDLDLSGPGLNAGEVVSHPLVLVCTHGKRDLCCAVQGRPLAAELAQRFPGDVVWETSHTKGHRFAPSILLMPWGYSFGRLSGRAASALVAWAQRGEFFLFGNRGRGLWRPTGQVAELAVARKLIDAGEPLHYGDLTVAEEGLVTHHDGRRWRVEMEKQEVTGVVSSCGDEPKVGSAWVAVSISDA from the coding sequence ATGTCTGTTTCATCCCGTTGTTCTGAGATTCAGGTTGAGCCGCTACCCGGCACCGCCAAGCAGGAAAAAGTGCATGTTGTTCTGGAACATGACCGCGGGTGGAGCCGGGATGTGCTCGACGGCGACACCTTCGGTCCGGAGCTCAGCACCGCCCTGAAGTCCCACCTCAAGGGAAAGGCGGGGCTCCAGCTGATTCGCCGCCCCGGCCAAAAACACCGCGAGCCGGAACACCTCACCCTCTTCCTGGTGTTCACCGAGGAGGCGCTCGTCGAGAAGCTCCAGGTCACCGGGGCAGAGGCGATCCTGGACCTGGACCTCTCCGGGCCGGGCCTTAACGCCGGGGAAGTGGTGTCACATCCCCTGGTGCTGGTGTGCACCCACGGGAAGCGGGACCTCTGCTGTGCGGTGCAGGGCAGACCCCTGGCGGCCGAGCTGGCGCAGCGTTTCCCGGGGGATGTGGTGTGGGAGACCTCGCACACCAAGGGGCATCGCTTCGCCCCCTCCATCCTGCTCATGCCCTGGGGATATTCCTTCGGCCGTCTCAGCGGCCGTGCTGCCAGCGCCCTGGTGGCCTGGGCGCAGCGGGGTGAGTTCTTCCTGTTCGGCAACCGGGGTCGCGGGCTGTGGCGCCCCACCGGGCAGGTGGCGGAACTGGCGGTGGCCAGGAAGCTTATCGACGCTGGGGAACCCCTGCACTACGGGGATCTCACGGTGGCGGAAGAAGGGCTTGTCACGCACCATGATGGTCGTCGTTGGCGGGTGGAAATGGAAAAGCAGGAGGTGACCGGGGTGGTCTCCTCCTGCGGGGATGAGCCGAAGGTCGGCTCGGCCTGGGTGGCGGTGTCGATCAGCGACGCATGA